Within the Elusimicrobium sp. An273 genome, the region TCATTTGTTTCTTCCATTTCTTCTGGGCGGCTTTATGTTTGCGTTCGGCTTCGCCGGAAAGCAACTCCTCCACCCGGCGGGCTTTTATTTGGTCTATATTTTGCTCGTCCTGCTGGATCTTCTTTTCCCAATTATTCAAGTTTTCCCGTTCCGCCGCAATGCGCGCTTTTACATAGGCAAAGCCCGCGTCCACGCTTTGGGAAACCACCTGCGAAAGCTGTTCTTTCAGGGCCGGTTTTTGCTCGTCGGAAGCTTTGCGGTATTGTTTCACGAGTTTTTTAATTAATTTGCGGCGCTGTTCAAAGGCTTTTTTCTCTTCGGCGGGCGTCTGCTTGGGGGCGGAAGATTTTTTAATCACGGTTTCTACGCCGGGTCTGTTTTTATCTTCTTTCCGATCCGCCGCTTTGCCCGTCTCGGCCTGTGCCGCACAAAACAGGGAAGCGCCTGCCAATAATCCCAAAACCAAAATAGTTTTTCTCATATATTCTCCTTTAATGGGCAACCGTTTTGGAAAACAAATACATTACAGCCACCCCAACGACAATAAGACTGATGCCCAGCACGGCGGCGAAATCCGGCCGTTCTTTAAATACGGCCATTCCCACCAGTACCGTCAGCACCGTTCCGGCACCCGCCCAAATGGCGTAGGCCACGCCCAAAGACATCCCCTTTAGCGTCAGCCCCAA harbors:
- a CDS encoding DMT family transporter, which produces MWKYYLFLAGAIACEIAGTSALKASRGFTVPAWAVLTAAAYAGSFWLLGLTLKGMSLGVAYAIWAGAGTVLTVLVGMAVFKERPDFAAVLGISLIVVGVAVMYLFSKTVAH